The Calditerrivibrio sp. genomic interval GTGCCTGAATACCTATTGATGGGACTTTGCCATCTTTTGCGTTAGCAGCATTAGGATATAGAGATACTGGTATATAGCCTTTAGAATAGTATGGAAGCTCCTTTATCAGTTTTTCCACAGGGGCACCTGTAATTGGAACAATTTTCACCTTGATTCTACCGGAAGTTGCTTCACTTACGCTACCATTTGGATGTCCAACTGTATAAAAGAAAGCATCCAATCTTTCATCCTGAATGAGTCCTGCAGATTCTACCGGCTTGATATATTCAGCTTTAAGATCAGATTCTTTCATACCAAAGGCTTTTAATAGATCCTTTGAGTTCTCAAGCTGTCCAGAACCAACACCACCCAAATTTACCCTTTTACCTTTGAGATCAGGGATACCATTTATGCCACTGTTGACTGATGCGACAAGTGTAATAAACTCATTATGAAGCCCAAACACAACCGCAAGCTTTTTTTGAGGTCCTTTATCTTTCCAAGCACCTTGACCATGATACGCTTGATATGTCAAATCTGCTTGAGCTATACCAAATTCGAGATCTCCAGACAAAACAGAGTTAATATTATACACTGAGCCACCTGTGGATTCA includes:
- a CDS encoding TAXI family TRAP transporter solute-binding subunit gives rise to the protein MKKLLMMVLGFLLIVSGSVFATKQTFVTIGTGGVTGVYYPVGGAIARLVNAKRSQYNIKATVESTGGSVYNINSVLSGDLEFGIAQADLTYQAYHGQGAWKDKGPQKKLAVVFGLHNEFITLVASVNSGINGIPDLKGKRVNLGGVGSGQLENSKDLLKAFGMKESDLKAEYIKPVESAGLIQDERLDAFFYTVGHPNGSVSEATSGRIKVKIVPITGAPVEKLIKELPYYSKGYIPVSLYPNAANAKDGKVPSIGIQALLVTSTDVPADVVYAITKEVVENLQEFKKLHPALGGLDLEDLINVNVAPMHPGALKYFKEKGLIK